The Corynebacterium vitaeruminis DSM 20294 genome window below encodes:
- a CDS encoding DUF6779 domain-containing protein: MSAENQGNDMTASDAAQREDAATEQGQRLLVALVVLALLASIVMLFTGSVGVLKLALLAALWAAIIGLFLVSRYRVQASRSQAALESEKALGEARLHEAEQRFAADKAQLKVDLEKQLRENEEETLKAIRSQLEDLRAQLEYLTGQSLAEPGMLRAQARRIMEIETATDKAETTVIPKVDLDSETTIIDKVVAPEPPRRSSEVREPAKATAQREEPVEEKHAEHRSDEKKEEGKLSVSQLAATAASKSPYIGGKRRKPEAKPEFEGTHEAEEQTDSTQEKAAPRFDTGSMPKLDWVQGGVHKDTDSSLSADNEGNEANEGEEPSKEQPSPSVSAPASNDDAAKDVKASSTKPKAQPLSEPEGSGEESPVTPASEKPAADQKEDAAEDVAASHGRRRRDEHSGAVSVADLLKRSRKDS, from the coding sequence ATGAGTGCCGAGAATCAGGGGAACGACATGACTGCATCGGACGCCGCACAGCGCGAGGATGCCGCAACGGAGCAGGGACAGCGCCTGCTCGTCGCCTTGGTGGTGCTGGCACTACTGGCAAGCATCGTGATGCTTTTTACGGGAAGCGTCGGCGTGCTCAAGTTGGCCTTACTGGCCGCTCTCTGGGCCGCCATCATTGGGCTGTTCCTCGTTAGCCGCTATCGCGTCCAAGCGTCTCGGTCGCAAGCAGCGCTCGAGTCTGAGAAGGCTCTCGGCGAGGCTCGTTTGCATGAGGCAGAGCAGCGGTTTGCGGCCGATAAGGCCCAGCTGAAGGTGGACCTTGAAAAGCAGCTCCGCGAGAACGAAGAGGAAACCCTCAAGGCTATCCGCTCCCAATTGGAAGATTTGCGCGCGCAGCTCGAGTACCTTACCGGTCAGTCTTTGGCTGAACCCGGAATGCTTCGGGCGCAGGCACGTCGGATCATGGAGATCGAGACTGCTACTGACAAAGCGGAGACGACCGTGATCCCCAAGGTCGACTTAGATTCCGAGACCACGATCATCGACAAGGTCGTTGCCCCGGAGCCTCCGCGCCGCTCCTCCGAGGTGCGCGAGCCAGCCAAAGCCACAGCTCAGCGTGAAGAGCCGGTGGAAGAAAAGCATGCGGAGCACCGAAGCGATGAGAAGAAAGAAGAAGGAAAGCTTTCCGTCTCTCAGCTTGCGGCGACGGCGGCATCCAAGTCTCCCTACATCGGCGGCAAGCGCCGCAAACCTGAGGCTAAACCGGAGTTTGAAGGAACCCACGAAGCCGAAGAACAAACTGATTCCACTCAGGAAAAGGCGGCGCCCCGATTCGATACGGGTTCTATGCCCAAGCTCGACTGGGTGCAAGGCGGCGTCCACAAGGACACCGATTCCTCGCTGAGTGCCGACAATGAAGGCAATGAAGCCAATGAAGGCGAGGAGCCTTCCAAGGAACAGCCGTCGCCGTCGGTATCCGCCCCCGCAAGCAATGACGACGCGGCAAAGGACGTGAAGGCAAGTTCCACCAAGCCGAAGGCTCAGCCACTATCGGAACCCGAAGGGAGTGGCGAGGAAAGCCCCGTGACTCCTGCAAGTGAGAAGCCTGCCGCGGATCAAAAAGAAGATGCGGCCGAGGACGTCGCAGCTTCCCATGGCCGGCGCCGCCGAGACGAGCACAGCGGTGCGGTGTCCGTGGCCGACCTGCTCAAGCGAAGCAGGAAGGATAGCTAA
- the hpt gene encoding hypoxanthine phosphoribosyltransferase, whose amino-acid sequence MHDTKDFNVPANRYGNDVESILISEEVLHARIQELADMVSEKYRDTEGDLVLVCVLKGAVFFITDFARKLSIPAQLEFMAVSSYGNSTSSSGVVRILKDLDRDIAGQDVLIVEDIIDSGLTLSWLIRNLKNRGPRSLEVVTLLRKPEAVTAKVDLLDVGFDIPNEFVIGYGLDYAERYRDLPYVGTLNPQVYGDN is encoded by the coding sequence ATGCACGACACCAAAGACTTCAATGTCCCGGCAAACCGCTACGGCAATGACGTCGAATCCATCCTCATCTCCGAGGAGGTACTGCACGCCCGCATTCAGGAGCTCGCGGACATGGTCTCCGAGAAGTACAGGGACACCGAGGGCGACCTCGTCCTGGTGTGCGTGCTCAAGGGTGCCGTCTTCTTCATCACCGACTTCGCGCGCAAGCTGAGCATCCCGGCGCAGCTCGAGTTCATGGCCGTGAGCTCCTACGGCAACTCCACCTCCTCCTCCGGCGTGGTGCGCATCCTCAAGGATCTGGATCGCGACATCGCGGGCCAGGACGTGCTCATCGTCGAGGACATCATCGACTCGGGCCTCACGCTCAGCTGGCTGATCCGCAACCTGAAGAACCGCGGCCCGCGCTCGCTCGAGGTGGTCACCCTGCTGCGCAAGCCGGAGGCCGTCACCGCGAAGGTGGACCTGCTCGACGTGGGCTTCGACATCCCCAACGAGTTCGTCATCGGCTATGGCCTCGACTACGCCGAGCGCTACCGCGACCTGCCGTACGTGGGCACGCTCAACCCGCAGGTCTACGGGGACAACTAG
- the folP gene encoding dihydropteroate synthase: MRDPVLGIETTLPDRCLVMGIVNVTEDSFSDGGRYLDPAKAVAHAKQLVAEGADIIDVGGESTRPGASRVEAGVEKQRVVPVIEALHAEGIRTSVDTMRASVAAAAAEAGVDLINDVSGGLADPEMFAVMADAKVPVCLMHWKTVRFGDAAGQADHGGDVVADVRATLNRLVEKALAAGVKESAITLDPGLGFAKSAQDNWALLKALPEFIAGEFPVLVGASRKRFLAALRPERGFASSLVDAKDIAANADPATAAVTAIAASEGAWCVRVHDVAVSRDAVDVAARWKMGR, encoded by the coding sequence ATGCGTGATCCCGTCCTTGGAATTGAAACGACCCTGCCCGATCGCTGCCTCGTGATGGGCATCGTCAACGTCACCGAAGATTCGTTCTCGGACGGGGGCCGGTACCTTGACCCCGCCAAGGCGGTCGCGCACGCGAAGCAGCTCGTGGCCGAGGGCGCGGACATCATCGACGTCGGCGGCGAATCCACCCGTCCTGGGGCGAGCCGGGTGGAGGCGGGCGTCGAAAAGCAACGCGTGGTTCCGGTGATCGAAGCGCTGCACGCTGAGGGAATCCGCACCTCTGTGGACACCATGCGCGCGTCTGTCGCGGCCGCGGCAGCGGAGGCTGGCGTCGATCTCATCAACGACGTTTCCGGTGGGCTCGCGGATCCCGAGATGTTCGCTGTCATGGCGGATGCGAAGGTGCCGGTCTGCCTCATGCACTGGAAGACCGTGCGTTTTGGCGACGCCGCGGGGCAGGCCGACCACGGCGGCGACGTGGTGGCCGACGTGCGCGCAACGCTCAATCGCCTCGTCGAGAAGGCCCTGGCCGCAGGGGTGAAGGAATCCGCCATCACGCTCGATCCCGGCCTCGGCTTTGCCAAGTCAGCGCAGGACAACTGGGCCCTCCTCAAGGCACTCCCCGAGTTCATCGCGGGTGAGTTCCCCGTTCTCGTGGGTGCCTCCCGCAAGCGCTTCCTCGCCGCGTTGCGCCCTGAGCGCGGTTTTGCTTCTTCGCTTGTCGACGCCAAGGACATCGCCGCAAATGCCGACCCAGCAACCGCGGCTGTGACTGCCATCGCCGCCTCGGAGGGCGCCTGGTGCGTGCGCGTCCACGACGTGGCCGTGTCGCGCGATGCCGTGGACGTCGCGGCCCGCTGGAAGATGGGAAGATAA
- the folB gene encoding dihydroneopterin aldolase, producing MADRIELTGLKARGYHGVFDFEKREGQDFVVDMVCWLDFSAAAKSDDLADTINYAELAQIAHDVITGEPYDLIEKVSATIADRVMESFGQLFAVEVTVHKPSAPIPLDFADVAVVARRSRGRV from the coding sequence ATGGCAGATCGCATCGAACTCACAGGCCTCAAAGCGCGCGGCTACCACGGCGTCTTCGACTTCGAAAAGCGTGAGGGTCAGGACTTCGTCGTGGACATGGTCTGCTGGCTGGACTTTTCTGCCGCCGCCAAGAGCGACGATCTCGCCGACACCATCAACTACGCAGAGCTCGCGCAGATTGCCCATGACGTAATCACGGGAGAACCGTATGATCTGATTGAAAAGGTTTCGGCGACGATAGCGGATCGAGTGATGGAGAGCTTTGGCCAGCTCTTTGCGGTGGAAGTCACCGTTCACAAGCCAAGCGCGCCGATTCCGCTGGACTTTGCAGACGTCGCCGTGGTGGCGCGCCGCTCGCGAGGAAGGGTGTAG
- the ftsH gene encoding ATP-dependent zinc metalloprotease FtsH, with amino-acid sequence MKNKKTLRIGAAAAIVLIALYLLTLFGNDARGYQEVDTSVAITQLEQNNVSEAQIDDREQRLRLKLKSGISEDGQDNITEIMAKYPARSADDIFSKVQSSQTDKYTTKVTQDSFIMSMLSYILPMLIIFGVFMFVFSRMQGGGMGMFGFGGSRAKELNKDMPTNTFADVAGADEAVDELQEIKDFLQDPSRYEELGAKIPRGVLLYGPPGTGKTLLARAVAGEAGVPFYSISGSDFVEMFVGVGASRVRDLFKQAREHSPCIIFVDEIDAVGRQRGSGMGGGHDEREQTLNQLLVEMDGFGDREGVILMAATNRPDILDPALLRPGRFDRQIPVGNPDLKGREQILEVHAKGKPLAKDADLKALARRTAGMSGADLANVLNEAALLTARIGGNVITADSLEEATDRVIGGPRRSSKVISEKEKKVTAYHEGGHTLAAWALKNIERVYKVTILARGRTGGHAMTASEDDKGMYNRDELYARLVFAMGGRAAEELVFGEPTTGASADIEMATKIAKSMLTEYGMSPSLGLVKYGDEQGDPFSGRGSQGTLEYSPATAAQIDQEMKYLMDKAHEEAYNILAEHRDYLDKLAEKLLEKETLRRPDLEALFDGITPREVGDVFPNEDLRFPRQVGREPVKTPTELALERGEEPPKPFSLLEASKAARAKREAELAARNQGLSPVAPVQGPATEEEKGLGSMAQPEMPADTVLPEQPDPQRRYGGTPPPAGWTAPGWPPAPTEGQTEKNPYAAKPHPGLKAYGEEAPEAPAAPAQPAAPVEEIGFRLPENERTEHAWNDEPSQQGEQDGQEDGDEGGRHRAPHARENDETQVIPKIDDEKEEH; translated from the coding sequence ATGAAGAACAAGAAAACACTCCGGATCGGCGCGGCCGCAGCGATCGTGCTGATCGCGCTGTATCTGTTGACGCTCTTTGGCAATGACGCGCGTGGGTACCAGGAAGTAGACACCAGCGTCGCCATTACTCAGCTCGAGCAGAACAACGTCTCCGAAGCCCAGATCGACGACCGCGAGCAGCGCCTGCGCCTGAAGCTGAAGAGCGGCATCAGCGAGGACGGTCAGGACAACATCACCGAGATCATGGCGAAGTACCCCGCCCGCTCGGCGGATGACATCTTCTCCAAGGTCCAGAGCTCGCAGACGGACAAGTACACCACCAAGGTGACGCAGGACAGCTTCATCATGTCCATGCTCAGCTACATCCTGCCGATGCTCATCATCTTCGGTGTGTTCATGTTCGTGTTCTCCCGCATGCAGGGCGGCGGCATGGGCATGTTCGGCTTCGGCGGTTCTCGCGCCAAGGAGCTCAACAAGGACATGCCCACCAACACGTTCGCCGACGTCGCGGGCGCCGACGAGGCGGTGGACGAGCTCCAGGAGATCAAGGACTTCCTGCAGGATCCGTCTCGTTACGAGGAGCTGGGCGCGAAGATCCCGCGCGGCGTGCTGCTCTACGGCCCGCCCGGCACCGGTAAGACCCTGCTCGCCCGCGCCGTGGCCGGCGAGGCCGGGGTGCCCTTCTACTCGATCTCCGGCTCCGACTTCGTGGAGATGTTCGTCGGCGTCGGTGCCTCTCGTGTGCGCGACCTGTTCAAGCAAGCCCGCGAGCACAGCCCATGCATCATCTTCGTCGACGAGATCGACGCCGTGGGCCGCCAGCGCGGCTCCGGCATGGGCGGCGGCCACGACGAGCGCGAGCAGACGCTCAACCAGCTGCTCGTGGAGATGGACGGCTTCGGCGACCGCGAGGGCGTCATCCTCATGGCGGCCACCAACCGTCCCGACATCCTCGACCCGGCGCTCCTGCGCCCGGGCCGCTTCGACCGCCAGATCCCGGTGGGCAACCCCGACCTCAAGGGCCGCGAGCAGATCCTCGAGGTCCACGCCAAGGGCAAGCCGCTGGCTAAGGACGCCGACCTCAAGGCGCTGGCCCGCCGCACCGCTGGCATGTCGGGTGCCGACCTCGCCAACGTCCTCAACGAGGCCGCCCTCCTCACCGCCCGCATCGGCGGCAACGTGATCACCGCCGACTCCCTCGAGGAGGCCACCGACCGCGTGATCGGCGGACCGCGCCGCTCCAGCAAGGTCATCTCCGAGAAGGAGAAGAAGGTCACCGCCTACCACGAGGGTGGCCACACCCTCGCCGCGTGGGCGCTGAAGAACATCGAGCGCGTGTACAAGGTGACCATCCTGGCCCGCGGCCGCACCGGCGGCCACGCCATGACCGCGTCCGAGGATGACAAGGGCATGTACAACCGCGACGAGCTCTACGCTCGCCTCGTGTTCGCCATGGGCGGCCGTGCCGCCGAGGAGCTCGTGTTCGGCGAGCCCACCACCGGCGCGTCCGCCGACATCGAAATGGCCACGAAGATCGCCAAGTCCATGCTCACCGAGTACGGCATGAGCCCGTCGCTCGGCCTGGTCAAGTACGGCGACGAGCAGGGCGACCCGTTCTCCGGCCGAGGCAGCCAGGGCACCCTTGAGTACTCCCCGGCGACCGCCGCGCAGATCGATCAGGAAATGAAGTACCTGATGGACAAGGCGCACGAGGAGGCCTACAACATCCTCGCGGAGCACCGCGACTACTTGGATAAGCTTGCCGAGAAGCTTCTGGAGAAGGAGACCCTGCGCCGCCCCGATCTCGAGGCCCTTTTCGACGGGATTACCCCGCGCGAGGTCGGCGACGTCTTCCCGAACGAGGACCTTCGCTTCCCGCGTCAGGTTGGTCGCGAGCCGGTCAAGACCCCGACGGAGCTCGCGCTCGAGCGTGGCGAGGAGCCGCCGAAGCCGTTTAGCCTCCTCGAGGCATCCAAGGCCGCCCGCGCCAAGCGCGAGGCCGAGCTCGCCGCCCGCAACCAGGGGTTGTCCCCGGTCGCTCCCGTCCAGGGGCCAGCCACCGAGGAGGAGAAGGGGCTGGGCTCCATGGCGCAGCCGGAGATGCCTGCCGATACTGTCCTGCCCGAACAGCCGGATCCCCAGCGTCGCTACGGCGGGACCCCGCCGCCCGCAGGCTGGACCGCGCCGGGGTGGCCGCCAGCGCCGACCGAGGGGCAGACGGAGAAGAACCCCTACGCCGCCAAGCCGCACCCAGGGCTGAAGGCGTATGGCGAAGAGGCTCCGGAGGCTCCCGCCGCGCCCGCTCAACCCGCCGCACCCGTGGAGGAGATCGGCTTCCGGCTTCCGGAGAACGAGCGCACCGAGCACGCCTGGAACGACGAGCCCTCCCAGCAGGGTGAGCAGGATGGGCAGGAAGACGGGGACGAGGGCGGGCGCCACCGCGCCCCCCACGCCCGGGAAAACGACGAGACCCAGGTGATCCCCAAGATTGATGACGAGAAAGAAGAACATTAA
- the folK gene encoding 2-amino-4-hydroxy-6-hydroxymethyldihydropteridine diphosphokinase: MLRAVLSVGSNMNDRYGLILSVFEEFRNELVASSRIFSTPPWGVEDQDEFLNAILIVEVDLTPMELLRRCQKLEEKAERKRLRHWGPRTLDVDIVCAWVDGEQVVSDSPELTLPHPWAHARAFVLVPWLDADPQARLRETPVAELVAGLPQTEVDGVVPTDSE; encoded by the coding sequence GTGCTTCGGGCAGTTCTGTCCGTGGGGTCGAACATGAACGACCGCTACGGGTTGATCCTCAGCGTCTTCGAGGAGTTCAGGAACGAGCTGGTGGCCAGCTCTAGGATCTTTTCGACGCCGCCGTGGGGTGTTGAGGACCAGGACGAGTTCCTTAACGCGATCCTCATCGTCGAGGTGGACCTGACCCCGATGGAATTGCTTCGTCGCTGCCAGAAGCTTGAAGAGAAGGCCGAACGGAAGCGCCTTCGTCACTGGGGCCCGCGAACCCTCGACGTAGATATCGTCTGCGCATGGGTGGACGGGGAGCAGGTGGTATCTGATTCCCCAGAACTGACCCTGCCTCACCCGTGGGCCCATGCTCGTGCGTTCGTGCTGGTGCCGTGGTTGGACGCCGATCCTCAGGCGAGGCTCCGGGAGACGCCCGTTGCGGAGCTTGTCGCTGGGCTTCCGCAGACAGAGGTCGACGGGGTTGTCCCCACTGATTCGGAGTAG
- a CDS encoding HNH endonuclease signature motif containing protein has product MNEWGGDLNVTSDGIKAMLKQACAAFQATVGALIPQLFADELTLSDHEEISTIIGAITSTADRLQLGYIEAFDRRIEPGTGAQLKKEIAANLRIPVGKLRYLTNVANNANLNGTTGRPRLERADVLFNDSVIGLPALSAITETLAKIPVSEYEARKGIEEKLCLLAEASAPEGLRTAGIKLLQDHGFGADEEARREQASFRIGTQRPDLMTPVRGLLEPRAAALLNRVFHDYAGPGDLLEEKADDDRSPDHRRHDALEAALRSAVDHELKPSRPGCAAVVATLTLQELCEFNGVAVTDVGTTLPLDELLKMGAEKHWYLAILDHKNGNLLHLSRTKRTADLHMYLGLLASQGGDQTPGSGLPAAACEVHHVEAWADGGLTTPDNLVFLNPRTHRQVDENRIDRSCYWTVQTGDRTVAVRRPWGQDPSRSACSNIHPALWLVPGIRLKHGVRPPPLKPSVLSPPKLKGVSG; this is encoded by the coding sequence ATGAACGAATGGGGTGGGGATCTCAACGTAACGTCCGACGGCATTAAGGCAATGCTCAAGCAGGCGTGCGCCGCGTTTCAAGCAACGGTTGGCGCCCTCATTCCGCAGTTGTTCGCGGATGAGCTCACTCTCTCCGACCACGAGGAAATCTCCACGATCATCGGCGCGATCACCAGTACCGCCGACCGGCTTCAACTTGGTTACATAGAGGCGTTCGACAGGCGCATTGAGCCTGGGACCGGCGCTCAACTCAAGAAGGAGATCGCGGCCAACCTGCGCATTCCGGTTGGCAAGCTCCGCTACCTTACAAACGTCGCTAATAACGCCAATCTCAATGGCACAACGGGACGTCCTCGCCTAGAACGCGCAGATGTTCTCTTCAACGACTCAGTCATTGGCTTGCCCGCGCTCAGCGCGATCACTGAGACGCTGGCGAAGATCCCGGTTAGCGAGTACGAGGCACGAAAGGGCATCGAGGAAAAGCTCTGCCTCCTAGCAGAGGCTAGTGCGCCGGAAGGGCTTCGTACGGCAGGTATCAAGTTGCTGCAGGATCATGGTTTTGGTGCGGACGAGGAAGCCCGCCGCGAACAGGCCAGCTTCCGTATCGGGACGCAACGCCCCGACCTCATGACTCCGGTGCGAGGCCTACTTGAGCCACGTGCGGCGGCGCTTCTCAATCGGGTTTTCCACGACTATGCGGGGCCGGGTGATCTGCTGGAAGAGAAGGCTGACGATGATCGCTCGCCTGATCACCGGCGCCACGATGCTCTCGAAGCCGCCCTTCGCAGCGCGGTCGATCATGAACTGAAACCAAGCCGGCCGGGCTGCGCGGCAGTGGTCGCAACACTTACTCTGCAGGAACTATGCGAGTTCAACGGAGTCGCGGTTACGGATGTCGGAACAACCCTGCCGCTGGACGAGCTGCTCAAGATGGGGGCCGAAAAGCACTGGTACCTGGCCATCTTGGATCACAAGAACGGAAATCTCCTCCATCTGTCTCGCACCAAGCGCACCGCTGACCTCCACATGTACCTCGGTCTGCTCGCATCGCAAGGAGGGGATCAGACCCCGGGTTCCGGGTTGCCAGCGGCGGCGTGCGAAGTCCACCACGTCGAAGCATGGGCCGACGGTGGCCTCACCACCCCGGATAACCTCGTCTTCTTGAATCCACGCACCCACCGCCAAGTGGACGAAAACCGGATAGACAGAAGCTGTTACTGGACAGTGCAAACGGGTGACCGCACAGTCGCGGTGCGAAGACCATGGGGCCAAGATCCGTCGCGATCGGCCTGCTCCAACATCCATCCGGCGCTGTGGTTGGTACCGGGGATCAGGCTAAAACACGGAGTCAGACCCCCACCCCTCAAGCCAAGCGTCCTTAGCCCTCCAAAGTTGAAGGGGGTCAGTGGCTAA
- a CDS encoding DIP1984 family protein — protein sequence MLLAEALAERAEAQNRLKKLTERLGAVARVQEGDTPEEDPQALLEEAEALFGTIEQLIRRINATNLNTAFDETRTLTDAIAQRDSALLKRRFYTQMADTSSTRQDRFSRNEIRYVSALNVAELRTKADQASKEYRLLDTRIQQLNWMTELQ from the coding sequence ATGCTGCTCGCAGAGGCGCTCGCCGAGCGCGCCGAGGCCCAGAACCGGCTGAAGAAGCTCACCGAGCGGCTGGGGGCCGTCGCGCGCGTGCAGGAGGGGGACACCCCGGAGGAGGACCCGCAGGCGCTGCTCGAGGAGGCGGAGGCCCTGTTCGGCACGATCGAACAGCTCATTCGCCGCATCAACGCCACCAACCTCAACACCGCCTTCGACGAGACCCGCACGCTCACCGATGCCATCGCCCAGCGCGATTCGGCCCTGCTCAAGCGGCGTTTCTACACGCAGATGGCGGACACCTCCTCCACCCGCCAGGACCGCTTCAGCCGCAACGAGATCCGCTACGTCTCCGCGCTCAACGTGGCTGAGCTGCGCACGAAGGCGGATCAGGCGTCGAAGGAGTATCGCCTGCTCGATACGCGCATCCAGCAGCTCAACTGGATGACAGAGCTGCAATAG
- a CDS encoding DUF3180 domain-containing protein has protein sequence MQPTTIASLVATGGFCAAASFIVVSRFYGLLGPVPVTVAITLWAMAVLCVILAYRVKDRIDENRIGMDRSQLNPLSAALFMVIGKASGWTGSIFGGVYLGMAVYVVSQIRQLSAAAEEAPVVIAAALGGMAMSAAGVWLERNCSVPPPTDGEPA, from the coding sequence ATGCAGCCAACCACCATCGCCTCGCTCGTTGCCACGGGAGGATTCTGTGCAGCAGCCAGCTTCATCGTGGTGTCTCGCTTCTATGGGCTCTTGGGGCCCGTACCCGTCACTGTCGCGATAACACTGTGGGCAATGGCAGTGTTGTGCGTGATCCTCGCCTACCGGGTGAAGGACCGGATCGATGAGAATCGGATCGGCATGGATCGCAGCCAACTGAACCCACTTTCTGCAGCCCTGTTCATGGTGATCGGGAAGGCCTCGGGTTGGACGGGCTCTATCTTCGGGGGCGTGTACCTGGGCATGGCGGTCTACGTTGTCTCCCAGATCCGACAGCTCAGTGCCGCTGCCGAGGAAGCGCCGGTAGTCATCGCGGCCGCGCTGGGAGGGATGGCGATGTCCGCGGCTGGCGTGTGGCTGGAGCGAAATTGCTCGGTGCCACCGCCTACCGACGGCGAGCCTGCTTAG
- the folE gene encoding GTP cyclohydrolase I FolE — MATGTFDRERAEAAVRELLIAVGEDPDREGLIETPARVARAYEECFAGLRTDPKEVLSKVFNEEHRELVLVRDIPIYSTCEHHLVPFFGKAHIGYIPGDSGKVTGLSKLARLVDLYAKRPQVQERLTSQVADALVEKLQAQSVIVVIECEHLCMAMRGIRKPGATTTTSAVRGGFQRNAASRAEALALIRS; from the coding sequence ATGGCCACCGGAACCTTTGACCGCGAGCGTGCTGAAGCTGCTGTTCGTGAACTGCTCATCGCCGTCGGCGAGGATCCGGACCGCGAGGGGCTCATCGAGACCCCCGCCCGCGTGGCCCGCGCCTACGAGGAGTGCTTCGCTGGCCTGCGCACCGACCCGAAGGAGGTGCTCAGCAAGGTGTTCAACGAGGAACATCGTGAGCTCGTCCTCGTGCGCGACATCCCGATCTACTCCACCTGCGAGCATCACCTGGTCCCATTCTTTGGCAAGGCGCACATCGGGTACATCCCCGGCGACTCCGGCAAGGTGACCGGGCTGAGCAAGCTCGCGCGGCTGGTGGACCTGTACGCCAAGCGCCCGCAGGTCCAGGAGCGCCTCACCTCGCAGGTGGCCGATGCGCTGGTGGAGAAGCTCCAGGCACAGTCCGTCATCGTGGTCATCGAGTGCGAGCACCTGTGCATGGCCATGCGCGGCATCCGCAAGCCGGGCGCCACGACGACCACCTCCGCGGTCCGAGGCGGTTTCCAGCGCAACGCCGCCAGCCGCGCAGAGGCGCTCGCGCTGATTCGCAGCTAG